One genomic window of Caldivirga maquilingensis IC-167 includes the following:
- a CDS encoding cystathionine gamma-synthase family protein — MGNATDSIHGHDHVDEYGSVIPPIYLSTPFRQIIEANPSDRGFDLKYSREENPTVRYLEHVLAKLEKGVDALATNNGMAAVSTALISILKSGSRLILPAEIYGTTLGLAINMDKFNVRTIITMPETEDLAEAIKSNPNSIILIETLTNPMLRVIDVDYLVKVSKDNDSLLIVDNTMATPILYRPIEHGVGIVIHSATKYISGHNDVLAGAIVAGEANVIEEMWQWRRRLGTIIQPLDAYLALRGVKTMSLRVRKHCENAMIIADYLSNHSKIKEVYYPGLKSSPYHELASRMFNGLYGGIVSFKVKGDKEGVRVFLNSLKIIKPAPSFGGPESLIMYPITSAAQPIPEEYKAKLGIDESLLRLSVGLEDVEDIINDLDNALRQIP; from the coding sequence ATGGGTAATGCAACTGATTCAATTCACGGGCATGATCACGTGGATGAGTATGGATCAGTAATACCGCCAATATACTTATCAACACCCTTCAGGCAAATCATTGAGGCTAACCCATCTGATAGGGGCTTTGACCTAAAGTACTCCAGGGAGGAGAACCCAACCGTCAGGTACCTTGAACATGTATTGGCTAAGCTTGAGAAGGGTGTTGATGCGTTAGCCACTAATAACGGTATGGCTGCAGTCTCCACAGCCTTAATAAGCATTCTTAAGTCAGGCTCAAGGCTAATCCTCCCAGCTGAAATATATGGAACCACCCTGGGCTTAGCCATAAACATGGATAAGTTCAACGTAAGAACCATAATCACCATGCCTGAGACTGAGGATTTAGCTGAGGCCATTAAATCCAACCCCAATTCAATCATATTGATTGAGACCTTAACTAACCCAATGCTAAGGGTTATTGATGTGGACTACCTGGTTAAGGTATCTAAGGATAATGATTCATTACTAATAGTTGACAACACCATGGCTACACCAATACTCTATAGGCCAATTGAACATGGAGTAGGCATAGTGATTCACAGTGCCACTAAGTATATTTCAGGACACAATGACGTCCTAGCAGGAGCCATAGTGGCCGGTGAAGCCAATGTGATTGAGGAAATGTGGCAGTGGAGGAGGAGGCTGGGTACGATAATACAGCCCCTTGATGCTTACCTAGCTTTAAGGGGTGTTAAGACAATGAGCCTAAGGGTTAGGAAGCATTGTGAGAACGCAATGATCATTGCTGATTACTTAAGCAATCACTCTAAGATTAAGGAGGTTTACTACCCTGGGTTAAAGTCAAGCCCATATCATGAGTTAGCCTCAAGAATGTTCAATGGGTTATACGGTGGAATAGTGTCATTCAAGGTGAAGGGGGATAAGGAGGGGGTTCGTGTGTTCCTTAATTCACTGAAAATCATTAAACCAGCCCCAAGCTTCGGTGGACCAGAGTCACTGATAATGTACCCAATAACCAGTGCAGCCCAACCAATACCAGAGGAGTATAAGGCTAAGTTAGGTATTGATGAAAGCCTACTCAGATTATCAGTGGGGTTAGAGGACGTGGAGGATATAATA